In Pseudoalteromonas carrageenovora IAM 12662, the following proteins share a genomic window:
- a CDS encoding RidA family protein, with protein sequence MNKAFISTDKAPAAIGTYSQAVKVGTAVYLSGQIPLVPETMEMISEDFSEQTHQVFKNITAVCEEAGGKIQDLVKINIYLTDLSNFATVNEVMSQYFKQPYPARAALGVRALPKGAQVEIDGIMELPSTN encoded by the coding sequence ATGAATAAAGCATTTATCTCTACCGACAAAGCACCTGCAGCAATTGGTACATATAGCCAAGCAGTTAAAGTTGGCACTGCTGTTTACTTATCAGGTCAGATCCCATTAGTGCCTGAGACTATGGAAATGATCTCAGAAGATTTTAGTGAACAAACACATCAAGTATTCAAAAATATTACTGCAGTATGTGAAGAAGCTGGCGGAAAAATTCAAGACTTGGTAAAAATTAATATCTACCTTACTGATTTATCGAACTTTGCTACAGTTAATGAAGTAATGAGTCAGTACTTTAAACAGCCTTACCCTGCACGTGCAGCGTTAGGCGTTAGAGCACTACCAAAAGGTGCGCAAGTTGAAATAGACGGTATTATGGAATTGCCCTCTACTAACTAA
- the spoT gene encoding bifunctional GTP diphosphokinase/guanosine-3',5'-bis pyrophosphate 3'-pyrophosphohydrolase, with protein sequence MYLFEGLKKKISEYLPAADVELVQKSYVVAREAHEGQTRSSGEPYITHPVEVSQILAGMHLDHETLMAALMHDVIEDTDFSQQDLAEIFGETVAELVEGVSKLDKLSFKDKKEFQAENYRKMIMAMTQDIRVILIKLADRTHNMRTLGALRPDKRRRIARETLEIYAPIANRLGIHDIKNELEDLGFQALYPMRHRALKSEVAKARGNRKEVISNIQSEIEARLEESGIKATVSGREKHLYSIYKKMLNKELLFNEVMDIYAFRIAVDSMDTCYRVLGVAHNLYKPIETRFKDYIAVPKTNGYQSLHTSLVGPHGIPVEIQIRTHDMDHMADKGVAAHWMYKKAGDGAGNTAQQRARQWMQSLLELQQSAGSSFEFVENVKTELFPEEIYVFTPDGRIVELPMGATAVDFAYAVHTDVGNTCVGARVNRKPHPLSKPLDTGQTIEIITSSGAHPNATWLNFIVTGKARLGVRNYLRSQHHEEAMLLGRRLLDSALGENKLDSIADENIARVLEEHELSTVLELLVEIGSGNLMSVLIAKRLLQNDNDDLTDITNQAKATIIGTEGMLVNYSKCCRPVPGDAITAHISQGKGLTVHRQECKNIRGWESERSKYLVVKWDDNPEKEYIAALRVEIINHQGALAKLTNVVATTQANIVEIATDEKESNLYVIDLGVTVKNRVHVANIMRRIRVMPDVQKVYRKK encoded by the coding sequence ATGTATCTTTTTGAAGGTCTTAAAAAGAAAATCTCAGAATACTTGCCCGCTGCTGATGTAGAGCTGGTTCAAAAATCTTACGTGGTAGCCCGAGAGGCCCATGAAGGACAAACTCGCTCGAGCGGCGAACCTTACATTACTCACCCCGTAGAAGTAAGCCAAATTCTTGCAGGAATGCACCTAGATCATGAAACGCTCATGGCCGCGCTGATGCATGATGTAATTGAAGACACCGATTTTAGCCAACAAGATTTAGCTGAAATTTTTGGTGAAACAGTGGCAGAACTCGTTGAAGGTGTAAGTAAGCTCGATAAGCTTAGCTTTAAAGATAAAAAAGAATTTCAAGCTGAAAACTACCGTAAAATGATTATGGCTATGACCCAAGATATTAGGGTTATATTAATCAAACTTGCTGATAGAACACATAATATGCGTACATTGGGCGCCCTTCGTCCAGATAAACGTCGACGTATAGCACGCGAAACGCTCGAGATTTACGCACCAATAGCCAACCGTTTAGGTATTCACGATATTAAAAATGAGCTTGAGGATTTAGGTTTTCAGGCTTTATACCCTATGAGACACCGTGCGCTTAAATCAGAAGTTGCAAAAGCGCGTGGTAATCGTAAAGAAGTTATTTCTAATATTCAAAGCGAAATAGAAGCACGTCTTGAAGAGTCGGGAATTAAAGCCACCGTATCAGGACGTGAAAAGCACCTATATAGTATTTATAAAAAAATGCTTAATAAAGAGCTACTATTTAACGAAGTTATGGATATTTACGCGTTCAGAATTGCCGTTGATTCTATGGATACGTGTTATCGCGTATTAGGTGTTGCACATAACCTTTATAAGCCAATTGAAACGCGCTTTAAAGACTATATTGCAGTGCCAAAAACAAATGGCTATCAGTCTTTACATACTTCTTTAGTTGGCCCACACGGTATACCTGTTGAAATTCAAATTCGTACCCACGATATGGATCATATGGCCGATAAAGGTGTCGCTGCACATTGGATGTATAAAAAAGCAGGTGATGGTGCTGGAAATACAGCTCAGCAACGTGCTCGCCAATGGATGCAAAGTTTATTAGAGCTACAGCAAAGCGCTGGTTCATCATTTGAATTTGTTGAAAACGTAAAAACTGAGTTATTCCCAGAAGAAATATACGTGTTTACGCCTGATGGTCGCATAGTAGAGCTACCAATGGGCGCAACTGCTGTTGATTTTGCTTATGCTGTACATACTGATGTAGGTAACACTTGTGTAGGTGCACGCGTTAACCGTAAGCCACACCCATTAAGTAAGCCGCTTGATACTGGGCAAACCATAGAGATAATAACAAGCTCAGGCGCCCACCCTAATGCGACTTGGTTAAACTTTATTGTTACTGGTAAAGCACGTTTGGGCGTTCGTAATTACCTAAGAAGCCAACACCACGAAGAAGCGATGCTTTTAGGCCGTCGCTTACTTGATTCTGCGTTAGGCGAAAACAAACTCGATAGTATTGCCGATGAAAACATTGCCAGAGTACTTGAAGAGCATGAGCTATCTACAGTCCTTGAGTTACTTGTTGAAATTGGCTCTGGTAATTTAATGAGCGTATTAATAGCTAAACGTTTATTGCAAAACGACAATGACGATTTAACTGATATAACTAACCAGGCCAAGGCGACCATTATTGGTACAGAAGGCATGCTAGTTAATTACTCTAAATGTTGTCGACCTGTACCTGGGGATGCTATTACAGCGCATATTAGCCAAGGTAAAGGTCTCACTGTTCACCGTCAAGAATGTAAAAACATTCGAGGCTGGGAGAGTGAGCGCTCTAAGTACCTAGTTGTAAAGTGGGACGACAACCCAGAAAAAGAATACATTGCAGCTCTAAGAGTTGAAATTATTAATCATCAAGGGGCATTAGCTAAATTAACCAATGTTGTAGCTACAACCCAAGCCAATATTGTAGAAATTGCCACTGATGAAAAAGAAAGTAATTTATACGTGATAGATCTAGGAGTCACCGTTAAAAACCGTGTCCATGTTGCTAACATTATGCGCCGCATTCGCGTTATGCCTGATGTGCAAAAAGTCTATCGTAAAAAGTAA
- the rpoZ gene encoding DNA-directed RNA polymerase subunit omega, whose protein sequence is MARVTVEDAVDAVGNRFDLILVAARRARQIAVGGKDPLVDPENDKPTVVALREIELGLVDSSSMDVIDREEQQHQEAAELAAVAAIVGGNQ, encoded by the coding sequence ATGGCTCGCGTAACAGTTGAAGATGCAGTAGATGCAGTTGGTAATCGTTTTGACTTAATTTTAGTTGCGGCTCGTCGTGCCCGCCAAATTGCTGTTGGTGGTAAAGATCCACTAGTAGATCCTGAAAACGATAAACCAACGGTAGTTGCTTTACGTGAAATTGAGTTAGGTTTAGTTGATAGTTCATCAATGGACGTAATTGACCGTGAAGAACAACAACACCAAGAAGCAGCAGAATTAGCTGCTGTTGCTGCCATTGTTGGTGGCAACCAGTAA
- the gmk gene encoding guanylate kinase → MAQTRGNLFILSAPSGAGKSSLITALLKKHDDMKVSVSHTTRSPRPGEENAVHYHFVSADEFKALIAKDDFFEWAQVFDNYYGTSKQAIESQLDAGIDVFLDIDWQGAQQVRKIMPSVQTIFILPPSKEELEQRLNNRGQDSAEVIAGRMAQAQSETSHYNEYDFVVVNDEFDTALSDIETIVMAQRLTLKAQQNRHQNLLSSLLK, encoded by the coding sequence ATGGCTCAAACTCGCGGAAACTTATTTATTCTATCTGCGCCTTCTGGTGCGGGTAAATCTAGCTTAATAACGGCATTACTAAAAAAGCATGACGATATGAAAGTATCGGTATCGCACACTACACGCTCACCTCGCCCTGGTGAAGAAAACGCGGTTCACTATCACTTTGTAAGCGCCGATGAATTTAAAGCGTTAATTGCCAAAGATGATTTTTTTGAGTGGGCACAAGTGTTTGATAACTACTACGGCACATCAAAGCAAGCAATTGAATCGCAGCTAGATGCAGGTATTGATGTATTTTTAGATATTGATTGGCAAGGCGCGCAACAAGTTCGTAAGATTATGCCAAGCGTACAGACCATTTTTATTTTACCGCCTTCAAAAGAAGAACTTGAGCAACGTTTAAATAACCGCGGACAAGACTCAGCTGAGGTAATTGCTGGGCGTATGGCACAAGCACAATCAGAAACCTCGCATTATAATGAATACGACTTTGTAGTTGTAAATGATGAATTTGATACTGCTCTGAGTGATATAGAAACTATTGTGATGGCTCAGCGTTTAACGTTAAAAGCGCAGCAAAACCGCCATCAAAACTTACTAAGCAGCTTACTTAAATAA
- a CDS encoding YicC/YloC family endoribonuclease, which produces MIHSMTAYARREVKGDWGTGTWEVRSVNQRYLETFIRAPEQFRGMEPVIRERLRKHLQRGKVEVFLKFVANPAHVGELSINESLAEQLINSAKWVQQQSNGDINPVDILRWPGVMEAQEIDLDTVNKALITGFDQVIEDFKSARGDEGANLEEMIATRLDAILEQVDVVETHMPEIAKWQREKLNQKLEDLKTDIDESRLEQELIYLAQKQDVAEELDRLKSHVKETRKILKKGGACGRRLDFMMQEFNREANTLASKSINSDITNAAVELKVLIEQMREQIQNIE; this is translated from the coding sequence ATGATCCACAGTATGACTGCTTATGCACGTCGCGAAGTAAAAGGCGACTGGGGCACGGGCACTTGGGAAGTACGCTCAGTGAACCAGCGCTACCTTGAAACATTTATTCGCGCACCAGAGCAATTTCGTGGCATGGAGCCAGTGATTCGCGAACGATTACGTAAGCATCTGCAACGCGGTAAAGTTGAAGTGTTTTTAAAATTTGTGGCAAACCCAGCGCATGTTGGCGAGCTTTCAATTAATGAATCACTCGCTGAGCAATTAATAAATAGTGCTAAATGGGTGCAGCAACAAAGTAATGGCGACATTAACCCTGTTGATATATTGCGTTGGCCTGGTGTTATGGAAGCACAAGAAATAGATTTAGATACTGTAAATAAAGCGCTTATTACAGGATTTGACCAAGTAATAGAAGATTTTAAATCTGCTCGTGGTGATGAAGGTGCAAATTTAGAAGAAATGATTGCAACTCGCCTTGATGCAATACTTGAGCAAGTTGATGTAGTAGAAACTCATATGCCAGAGATTGCAAAATGGCAGCGTGAAAAGCTTAACCAAAAGCTTGAAGACTTAAAAACAGACATTGACGAATCTCGCCTTGAACAAGAGCTTATTTATCTTGCTCAAAAACAAGATGTTGCCGAAGAACTAGACCGCTTAAAATCGCACGTAAAAGAAACACGAAAAATTCTTAAAAAAGGCGGAGCATGTGGCCGCCGTTTAGATTTTATGATGCAAGAGTTTAACCGCGAAGCAAACACCCTAGCGTCTAAGTCTATCAATAGTGATATTACTAATGCAGCTGTAGAGCTAAAAGTGCTAATTGAGCAGATGAGAGAGCAGATTCAAAATATTGAATAA
- the rph gene encoding ribonuclease PH — protein sequence MRPSERTPNQIRPVTFTRNYTLHAEGSVLVEFGNTKVLCTATVEAGVPRFMKGQGKGWVNAEYGMLPRATHTRNAREAARGKQGGRTMEIQRLIARALRAAVDLKALGENTITIDCDVIQADGGTRTASISGACVALVDALTHMRAKGMINSNPLKHMIAAISVGIYNGQAISDLEYIEDSAAETDMNVILTETGKIIEIQGTAEGEPFSFDELDELLTLAKHSIREIIDVQKQALA from the coding sequence ATGCGTCCAAGCGAAAGAACACCTAACCAAATTAGACCAGTTACATTTACACGTAATTACACTTTACATGCTGAAGGCTCCGTACTTGTTGAGTTTGGTAACACCAAAGTACTTTGTACTGCAACGGTTGAAGCGGGTGTACCTCGTTTCATGAAAGGCCAAGGCAAGGGTTGGGTTAATGCTGAATATGGCATGTTACCTCGCGCAACGCATACTCGTAATGCTCGTGAAGCAGCACGTGGAAAACAAGGTGGTCGTACTATGGAAATTCAACGCTTAATTGCTCGCGCATTAAGAGCTGCAGTAGATTTAAAAGCGCTTGGCGAAAATACGATTACTATCGACTGTGACGTGATCCAAGCCGACGGCGGAACACGTACAGCTTCTATTAGCGGTGCATGTGTTGCTTTAGTTGACGCACTTACCCACATGCGCGCAAAAGGGATGATCAATTCAAACCCCCTCAAACACATGATTGCTGCTATTTCGGTTGGTATCTACAACGGCCAAGCAATTAGTGATTTAGAGTATATTGAGGACTCTGCTGCTGAGACTGACATGAACGTAATTTTAACCGAAACAGGTAAAATTATTGAAATACAAGGTACTGCAGAGGGCGAACCATTCTCGTTCGACGAATTAGATGAGCTACTTACGTTAGCTAAACATTCAATCCGTGAGATTATTGACGTTCAAAAACAAGCGTTAGCATAA
- the pyrE gene encoding orotate phosphoribosyltransferase, with protein sequence MKDYQKEFIEFALEKQVLKFGEFTLKSGRTSPYFFNAGLFNTGRDLARLGRFYASALEDAAIEYDVLFGPAYKGIPIATTTAVALADHHDKDVPYCFNRKEKKAHGEGGTLVGSELTGKIMLVDDVITAGTAIRESMEIIADNGADLSGVLIALDRQEKGKAELSAIQEVERDFNTKVISIVKLADLISYLESQGTMDEHLASVKAYRDQYGIA encoded by the coding sequence ATGAAAGATTATCAAAAAGAGTTTATTGAATTTGCTTTAGAAAAGCAGGTTTTAAAATTTGGCGAGTTTACACTTAAATCAGGCCGCACTAGCCCATACTTTTTTAATGCAGGACTTTTTAATACAGGTCGTGATTTAGCGCGTTTAGGTCGCTTTTACGCATCGGCCCTTGAAGATGCCGCAATAGAGTACGATGTTTTATTTGGCCCAGCCTATAAAGGTATCCCTATTGCGACTACAACTGCAGTTGCCTTAGCTGATCATCACGATAAAGACGTGCCTTATTGCTTTAACCGCAAAGAGAAAAAAGCACATGGTGAAGGCGGTACATTAGTAGGCTCTGAATTAACGGGCAAAATTATGCTGGTGGATGATGTGATCACCGCGGGTACTGCTATTCGTGAATCAATGGAAATCATCGCAGATAACGGTGCAGACTTAAGTGGTGTATTAATAGCACTTGATCGCCAAGAAAAAGGTAAAGCAGAGCTTTCAGCTATTCAAGAGGTTGAGCGCGACTTTAATACCAAGGTGATCTCTATTGTAAAATTAGCTGATCTTATTAGCTACCTTGAGAGCCAAGGTACAATGGACGAGCATTTAGCATCAGTTAAAGCATACCGAGATCAATACGGTATTGCCTAA
- a CDS encoding diacylglycerol kinase, whose product MKDVFKPNGFGIKRIFKATYCSYLGFKAAFIEEAAFRQELLLSIILLPISFWLASSVLHWALLVSTLLIILIVELLNSAIEALTDRVSTERHVLSGRAKDMGSAAVTLSLMILMIVWGASFYIKLFQ is encoded by the coding sequence ATGAAAGATGTATTTAAACCTAATGGCTTTGGTATAAAGCGTATATTTAAAGCAACGTATTGTTCATACCTCGGCTTCAAAGCGGCCTTTATAGAAGAAGCGGCTTTCAGACAAGAGTTGCTACTTAGCATTATTTTGCTACCCATTTCTTTTTGGCTAGCTTCATCAGTATTACATTGGGCATTGTTAGTAAGTACATTACTGATCATATTAATTGTAGAACTACTTAATTCAGCAATCGAAGCATTAACAGATCGCGTTAGTACTGAACGCCATGTGTTATCAGGGCGTGCAAAAGATATGGGATCTGCAGCGGTAACCCTCTCATTAATGATCCTTATGATCGTGTGGGGCGCAAGTTTCTATATAAAGCTGTTTCAGTAA
- a CDS encoding VOC family protein, with protein sequence MSKIENYLHGTFCWSELCSHNWKDGKAFYTSLFNWGYDDQPIGENLYYTMLQKQGDDIAAMYEMDQEQVTAGVPSYWLAYITVDNVDECALKAQSLGAEIIAGPHDVMDAGRILMIKDPGGATVALWQGNAHKGCKRVEELNTPYWYEMATRDTKASKDFYCSLLGWQSETKPMDNMQYTLFLVNGKPIAGMLEMTKEWPGDIPAHWMIYFAVENCDTAIKKAVELGGQVCVPATDVPDVGRFCVICDPQGAVFSVIQPDMLSSSLA encoded by the coding sequence ATGAGTAAAATTGAAAATTATCTGCATGGTACTTTTTGCTGGTCTGAGCTTTGCTCTCATAACTGGAAAGATGGTAAGGCATTTTATACTTCATTATTTAATTGGGGATATGATGACCAGCCAATTGGAGAAAATTTATATTACACCATGCTGCAAAAACAAGGTGATGATATTGCAGCAATGTATGAAATGGATCAAGAACAGGTTACTGCGGGTGTTCCGAGTTATTGGTTAGCATATATTACTGTAGATAATGTTGATGAATGTGCTTTAAAAGCACAAAGCCTTGGTGCTGAAATTATTGCGGGTCCTCATGATGTAATGGATGCTGGCAGAATATTAATGATAAAAGATCCTGGTGGAGCAACTGTTGCTCTGTGGCAAGGGAATGCGCATAAAGGGTGTAAACGTGTTGAGGAGTTAAACACGCCATATTGGTATGAGATGGCAACGCGAGATACTAAAGCAAGTAAAGATTTTTACTGTTCTTTGCTGGGTTGGCAAAGTGAAACAAAGCCAATGGATAATATGCAATACACATTGTTTTTAGTTAATGGTAAACCTATCGCAGGCATGCTTGAAATGACAAAAGAGTGGCCGGGAGATATTCCTGCTCATTGGATGATCTATTTTGCTGTTGAGAATTGCGATACGGCTATTAAAAAAGCTGTAGAGCTTGGCGGGCAAGTGTGTGTACCTGCTACAGATGTTCCTGACGTTGGCCGATTTTGTGTTATCTGTGATCCTCAGGGTGCTGTATTTTCGGTAATACAGCCAGATATGCTTAGTAGTTCATTAGCGTAA